A genomic stretch from Desulfurellaceae bacterium includes:
- a CDS encoding SDR family oxidoreductase, whose product MPGVKHGQVLITGAVGGLGTAMVRRLLQEGHTIIACDRNAEAAGEWLERLPAEQQQSVRFEPLDVTKEDQVEALAKRLGDDAVHVAYLINNAGIFGAGTESRVWERTLRVNIHGTFYMTRAFSQAMVARGFGRIVNLASLSAYAPPSEQAPYSAAKAAVTGYTRSVALDLARHGVTVNALAPGLILHDGLRAVFSEAELEKLARPIPAGRADPRRLRPRSPFCCRTTRRISPARPCT is encoded by the coding sequence ATGCCCGGCGTGAAACACGGCCAGGTGCTGATTACCGGCGCAGTCGGCGGCTTGGGAACGGCCATGGTCCGCCGTCTGCTTCAGGAAGGCCATACGATCATCGCCTGTGACCGGAACGCGGAGGCAGCCGGCGAATGGCTGGAGCGGCTGCCGGCCGAGCAGCAGCAGAGTGTCCGCTTCGAGCCGCTCGACGTGACCAAGGAAGACCAGGTCGAGGCCCTGGCCAAGCGCCTGGGTGACGACGCCGTTCATGTCGCCTACCTGATCAATAACGCCGGGATTTTTGGCGCCGGCACCGAGTCGCGGGTGTGGGAGCGCACCCTGCGGGTCAATATCCACGGCACCTTCTACATGACCCGGGCCTTCAGCCAGGCCATGGTCGCCCGCGGCTTCGGTCGGATAGTGAATCTTGCCTCGCTGTCCGCCTACGCCCCACCCAGCGAGCAAGCCCCCTACTCTGCGGCCAAGGCGGCGGTGACCGGCTACACCCGCTCGGTCGCCCTCGACCTCGCCCGCCACGGCGTGACGGTCAACGCCCTGGCCCCGGGCCTGATTCTGCACGACGGTTTGAGGGCCGTGTTTTCCGAGGCCGAGCTGGAAAAGCTGGCCCGCCCCATTCCGGCCGGCCGGGCAGACCCGAGGAGATTGCGGCCACGGTCGCCTTTCTGCTGTCGGACGACGCGGCGTATATCACCGGCCAGACCCTGCACGTGA
- a CDS encoding amidohydrolase family protein has product MPPMLLKNARLIDGIADQAQSGVSILIDGERISQVASGEITAPPGTRIIDLGGKTVLPGLIDTHVHTTFMDKESLPLFLAAGVTTARDVGGKLEKVTQLKDELNSGHLLGPRLFICGPLLDGSDSSFDPNGPFAELLDSIPSVEAVPAKISGLLAAGVDGVKLYFTLPPDTAKAVIDFVDKRVPVTGHLGYTHSLDVIRAGIDGLEHVWISPYNDFCAADMRFGPGLSVHSMMDRRFAPLTFKGWEDADLHGDQAKTWFDAMVDHQVNMGTTLDLLWLAKVGAEAALHDTDRRYIAPMALARQRSLAEHIGERPDWDMFPGFEPSLGARALEKHQEVTRILHEAGGIVVGGTDCGGIAYPPAGFGLLREIELLSEAIGAMAALKAVTSVAARYLRQQDHLGSVASGRYADLLVVDGDPLTDPRQLRRLTDVYRGGVAYDPPTLLAQVPHSDAAAH; this is encoded by the coding sequence ATGCCACCCATGCTGCTGAAAAACGCGCGGCTGATCGACGGCATCGCCGACCAAGCGCAATCGGGAGTCTCAATTCTCATCGACGGCGAGCGCATCAGCCAGGTCGCCAGCGGTGAGATTACAGCCCCGCCCGGCACCCGGATCATTGACCTGGGCGGCAAAACCGTCCTGCCGGGCCTGATCGATACCCACGTCCACACGACTTTCATGGACAAGGAGAGCCTGCCGCTGTTTCTGGCCGCCGGGGTGACAACCGCGCGCGATGTGGGCGGCAAACTCGAAAAGGTCACACAGCTCAAAGACGAGCTGAACAGCGGCCATCTGCTCGGTCCCCGGCTGTTCATCTGCGGCCCGCTGCTCGACGGTTCGGATTCCAGCTTTGATCCTAACGGTCCGTTTGCCGAGCTGCTGGACAGCATCCCCTCAGTCGAGGCCGTACCGGCCAAAATTAGCGGTTTGCTGGCGGCCGGCGTGGACGGCGTCAAGCTGTATTTCACCCTGCCGCCGGACACCGCCAAGGCGGTGATCGACTTTGTGGATAAGCGCGTTCCGGTCACCGGCCACCTGGGCTACACCCATTCGCTGGACGTGATTCGGGCCGGTATCGACGGACTCGAACACGTCTGGATCTCGCCCTATAACGATTTCTGCGCCGCCGACATGCGCTTCGGCCCCGGCCTGTCGGTCCATTCCATGATGGACCGCCGCTTCGCCCCGCTGACCTTCAAAGGCTGGGAAGACGCCGACCTGCACGGCGATCAGGCCAAGACCTGGTTCGACGCCATGGTCGATCATCAGGTCAATATGGGCACCACTCTGGACCTGTTGTGGCTGGCCAAGGTGGGAGCCGAAGCCGCCCTGCACGACACCGACCGGCGCTATATCGCGCCTATGGCGCTGGCCCGGCAGCGGAGCCTGGCCGAGCACATCGGCGAACGCCCCGACTGGGACATGTTCCCCGGCTTTGAGCCCAGCCTGGGCGCCAGGGCGCTGGAAAAGCACCAGGAGGTGACCCGGATTCTCCACGAGGCCGGCGGCATCGTGGTCGGCGGGACCGACTGCGGCGGGATTGCCTATCCACCGGCCGGGTTTGGCCTGCTGCGGGAAATCGAACTCTTGTCCGAAGCCATCGGCGCCATGGCCGCGCTCAAGGCGGTCACGTCTGTGGCGGCCCGCTATCTGCGCCAGCAGGACCATCTCGGCAGCGTGGCATCGGGCCGCTACGCCGACCTGCTCGTCGTCGACGGCGACCCGCTCACCGACCCGCGGCAGCTGCGGCGGCTGACCGACGTGTATCGCGGCGGCGTGGCCTACGACCCGCCCACGCTGCTGGCCCAGGTTCCGCACTCGGACGCCGCCGCTCACTGA
- a CDS encoding ribbon-helix-helix protein, CopG family — protein sequence MKAIQITFDEQLLETLDRDEEVKQNGRSAVIRRAVADYLRKKRRDSIAEAYQRGYSEHPADSDLNGWADQGTWPDE from the coding sequence ATGAAAGCCATTCAAATTACCTTTGACGAACAGCTCTTGGAAACGCTCGACCGGGACGAAGAGGTCAAACAGAACGGCCGTTCTGCGGTGATCCGTCGGGCGGTGGCAGACTATTTGCGGAAGAAGCGCCGGGATTCGATTGCCGAAGCCTACCAGCGTGGCTATAGCGAACACCCGGCGGACTCAGACCTCAACGGCTGGGCGGATCAAGGAACATGGCCAGACGAGTAG
- a CDS encoding amidohydrolase, protein MTQIQIISADSHMMEPADLWQQRLDKKYRDQAPKVIKHPRKPTQIFVAPDIQPFPVAGGFGAGRSGQELKDHLNRGYEAARPSGWDPAERLKDQDIDGVQAEVLYTTLGMPLFGLQDADLQRACFGVYNDWVAEFCSHNPQRLHAIALISLEDIHAGVKELERSAKLGLKGAMIWGSPPPDRPYSDKVYDPFWQAASELHLPLSLHVITGKKRQGKETLGPEIASQYMNIIHEVQRSLTSLIFGGVLERFPELPIVSAENDSGWFPHYMYRLDHAFEKFNAMLKEPLPQKPSAYVKRQMWATFQDDPVGPKTYDIFGENNYMWASDFPHTDSTWPDSLKIIERDFSNVPAEVTKKIICDNAAKLYRIELT, encoded by the coding sequence ATGACACAAATCCAGATCATATCGGCCGACTCGCACATGATGGAACCGGCCGATCTGTGGCAGCAACGGCTGGATAAAAAATACCGCGACCAGGCCCCCAAGGTCATCAAACACCCCAGAAAACCGACCCAGATCTTTGTCGCGCCCGACATCCAGCCCTTTCCGGTTGCGGGCGGCTTTGGCGCCGGCCGCAGCGGCCAGGAACTCAAAGACCATTTGAACCGGGGCTATGAGGCGGCCCGGCCCAGCGGCTGGGATCCGGCCGAACGCCTCAAGGACCAGGATATTGACGGGGTGCAGGCCGAGGTCTTGTACACCACCCTGGGCATGCCGCTGTTCGGCCTGCAGGACGCGGACCTGCAACGCGCCTGCTTCGGGGTCTATAACGACTGGGTTGCCGAGTTCTGCTCGCACAACCCGCAACGCCTGCACGCCATCGCCCTGATCTCACTCGAAGACATACACGCCGGGGTCAAGGAGCTGGAGCGGAGCGCCAAGCTCGGCCTCAAGGGCGCGATGATCTGGGGCTCGCCGCCACCCGACCGGCCGTACAGCGACAAAGTCTACGATCCGTTTTGGCAGGCCGCCTCGGAACTCCACCTGCCCCTGTCGCTGCACGTCATCACCGGCAAAAAGCGGCAGGGCAAGGAAACTCTGGGCCCCGAGATTGCCTCGCAGTACATGAACATCATTCACGAGGTCCAGCGCTCGCTGACCAGCCTGATCTTCGGCGGGGTGTTGGAGCGCTTCCCCGAGCTGCCGATCGTGTCGGCCGAGAACGACTCGGGCTGGTTCCCGCACTATATGTACCGCCTGGACCACGCCTTTGAGAAGTTCAACGCCATGCTCAAGGAACCCCTGCCGCAAAAGCCCAGCGCGTATGTCAAGCGCCAGATGTGGGCCACCTTCCAGGACGACCCGGTCGGTCCCAAAACCTACGACATCTTCGGAGAGAATAACTACATGTGGGCCTCGGACTTTCCCCACACCGACTCGACCTGGCCCGACTCGCTCAAAATCATTGAGCGCGACTTTTCCAACGTGCCGGCGGAGGTCACCAAAAAGATCATCTGTGACAATGCGGCCAAGCTGTACCGAATTGAGCTGACCTAG
- a CDS encoding VOC family protein, which translates to MSRIFGAIRQNGYVVRDIETALNHWINVLGVGPFFYFDQVRIDDFRYRDQPSEAAASIALANSGQLQIELIQPRNTAPSMWRDFLDAGHEGLQHFAYWMESPEAMDAALARAESLGYEVGQSGTVGENGRFVYLCTEAHPGTVVELSEACGWKAKFFQKVAEAAQHWDGSDPIRSIQR; encoded by the coding sequence ATGAGTCGTATTTTTGGTGCGATTCGTCAGAACGGCTACGTTGTCCGCGACATTGAGACGGCGCTCAATCACTGGATCAATGTCCTCGGCGTCGGACCGTTTTTCTACTTCGATCAGGTCAGGATCGACGATTTTCGATATCGAGATCAGCCGTCTGAGGCGGCGGCGAGTATCGCCCTGGCCAACTCCGGGCAGCTTCAAATCGAACTCATCCAGCCCCGCAACACCGCGCCCTCCATGTGGCGCGACTTTCTGGACGCCGGCCACGAAGGCTTGCAGCATTTTGCCTATTGGATGGAGAGTCCTGAAGCCATGGATGCCGCCCTGGCGCGTGCCGAGTCTCTGGGTTACGAGGTCGGACAGTCGGGTACGGTCGGCGAAAATGGACGCTTCGTGTACCTGTGTACAGAAGCGCATCCGGGTACAGTCGTTGAGCTGTCAGAAGCGTGTGGCTGGAAGGCCAAGTTCTTCCAGAAAGTTGCCGAGGCAGCCCAGCATTGGGACGGCTCCGACCCCATCCGAAGCATTCAGCGCTAG
- a CDS encoding amidohydrolase family protein, producing the protein MAEYDLHIAGGTLVDGSRAPRRRADVWIKDGKIAHIGTESPGFADHTIKADGLIVAPGFIDLHTHYDAQIRWDPYCTISGWHGVTSVVLGNCGFGFAPVKPDFRERSMLTMTRTEAIPYESMKVGMNWDWETIPEYLDSLDRSTKGVNCIQYMPTASLMTYVMGLEAAKSRPATEAERQEMKRLLHEGMQAGLCGFSIQRLGPDSTQADYDGSPMVTDTMADADILNLGEVLSERGDGFIQITQATGNIKDDLRFLEQLAATAKRPILHNAIVPARKDPKVHRRSLDWLERCRAQGLPIYGQTGTIRTGFAFTLEHWNLYDASPAWRELTTGTKQQKLDKMRNPALREAVKREAEEADRRLQIIQAGVGGSIPSLLVQSVNNQTALEKYVGKSLGQIAEEENKTPIDVMLDLSLAGDLNVEFLGPNKGFNAQYMAEMINDSDYTFPGVSDGGAHTKFFTGGAFTTDFLHWLVRDEGRITLEEAHYRLSALPAKAAGFRDRGVLKPGAAADVVVYDLDGLGIEPDWIGEVSHDFPGGEWRRVQRAKGYHAIIVNGQLTFKDGACTGATPGQLLRHGQGQDA; encoded by the coding sequence ATGGCCGAATACGATCTTCACATTGCAGGCGGCACGCTGGTTGACGGCAGCCGGGCGCCACGACGCCGGGCCGACGTCTGGATCAAAGACGGGAAAATCGCCCATATCGGTACCGAATCCCCCGGCTTTGCCGACCACACCATCAAGGCTGACGGCCTGATCGTCGCCCCCGGCTTTATCGACCTGCACACCCATTACGACGCCCAGATTCGCTGGGACCCGTACTGCACCATTTCTGGCTGGCACGGCGTCACCTCGGTTGTGCTGGGTAACTGCGGCTTCGGTTTTGCGCCGGTCAAACCCGATTTCCGGGAACGCTCGATGCTGACCATGACCCGCACCGAGGCGATTCCGTACGAGTCGATGAAGGTGGGAATGAACTGGGACTGGGAAACCATCCCGGAGTATCTCGACTCGCTCGACCGCTCCACCAAGGGCGTGAACTGTATCCAGTACATGCCGACCGCCTCGCTGATGACCTACGTCATGGGCCTGGAGGCGGCCAAGAGTCGGCCGGCGACCGAGGCCGAACGCCAGGAGATGAAGCGCCTGCTGCACGAGGGCATGCAGGCCGGCCTGTGCGGCTTTTCCATCCAGCGTCTCGGCCCGGACTCGACCCAGGCCGACTATGACGGCTCGCCCATGGTCACCGACACCATGGCCGACGCCGACATTCTGAACCTGGGCGAGGTGCTGAGCGAGCGCGGGGACGGCTTCATCCAGATCACCCAGGCCACCGGCAACATCAAAGACGATCTGCGCTTCCTGGAACAACTGGCCGCGACCGCCAAACGGCCGATTCTGCACAACGCCATCGTGCCGGCCCGCAAAGACCCCAAGGTCCACCGCCGCAGCCTGGACTGGCTGGAGCGCTGTCGCGCCCAGGGGCTGCCCATCTATGGCCAGACCGGCACCATCCGGACCGGTTTTGCCTTCACCCTGGAACACTGGAACCTGTATGACGCCAGCCCGGCCTGGCGCGAGCTGACGACCGGCACCAAGCAGCAGAAGCTGGACAAGATGCGTAACCCGGCCCTGCGCGAGGCCGTCAAACGCGAGGCCGAGGAGGCCGACCGGCGCCTCCAGATCATTCAGGCTGGTGTCGGCGGCTCCATTCCCAGCCTGCTCGTCCAGAGCGTCAACAACCAGACCGCACTGGAAAAATACGTCGGCAAATCCCTGGGCCAGATTGCCGAGGAAGAGAATAAGACGCCGATTGACGTGATGCTCGACCTGTCGCTGGCCGGTGATCTGAACGTCGAGTTCCTGGGTCCCAACAAGGGCTTCAACGCCCAGTACATGGCCGAGATGATCAACGACTCCGACTACACCTTCCCCGGCGTGTCCGACGGCGGGGCGCATACCAAGTTCTTCACCGGCGGCGCCTTCACCACCGACTTTCTGCACTGGCTGGTCCGTGACGAAGGGCGGATCACCCTGGAAGAGGCCCACTACCGGCTGTCGGCCCTGCCGGCCAAGGCGGCGGGCTTCCGTGACCGTGGGGTGCTGAAACCGGGCGCCGCAGCCGATGTGGTGGTGTACGATCTGGACGGGCTGGGCATTGAGCCGGACTGGATCGGTGAGGTCTCGCACGACTTCCCGGGCGGAGAATGGCGCCGCGTACAGCGCGCCAAGGGCTATCACGCCATTATCGTCAACGGTCAGCTGACCTTCAAGGACGGCGCGTGTACCGGAGCCACGCCGGGCCAGCTGCTGCGCCACGGCCAGGGCCAGGACGCATAG
- a CDS encoding type II toxin-antitoxin system PemK/MazF family toxin, with protein MARRVAIARGELWTYEFARPDKRRPVLVLSRPEAIKVLHTVLVAPLTSTIRGLPSEVIVGTPEGLKHESAVNLDHIQTVERSHLSRYIGRLKPEQMRAVCRAITVATGCD; from the coding sequence ATGGCCAGACGAGTAGCAATTGCCAGGGGAGAACTCTGGACATACGAGTTTGCCCGACCGGACAAACGACGCCCTGTCTTAGTCCTGAGCCGCCCAGAGGCTATCAAGGTCCTGCATACCGTACTCGTCGCTCCGCTCACCTCAACGATCCGTGGCCTTCCCAGTGAGGTCATAGTCGGGACGCCAGAGGGGCTCAAGCACGAGTCGGCAGTCAACCTCGATCATATACAGACCGTCGAACGTTCCCATTTGTCCCGATATATCGGCCGTCTTAAGCCTGAGCAGATGCGAGCCGTATGTCGGGCGATAACCGTTGCAACCGGATGTGACTGA
- a CDS encoding amidohydrolase family protein, with protein sequence MQYDVLIRNGSVVDGSGLPRFRADVGIVAGKIAAIGKIRDSAKEVIDAEGHVVAPGFIDGHTHMDAQVFWDPLGTCSCWHGITSVVMGNCGFSLAPCSEDKKLMVMRNLERAEDISPQAMEAGIRWSWTTFPEYLDAVERLPKGINYAAYMGHSALRTHIMGERAFTDEASDNDLEAMKNEVRAAMRAGAIGFTTSRTRNHQTPDGQPVASRLASWEEVRQLVGSMGEMGSGVFEIAGEDTGLNPDRIQDYLNRLKALAVDTGVPVTYGMFSAPKAPDYWRPFFALADETAEAGGRIFVQVHSRSISVLQSFETVTSFDKLPVWRDIRKLPLAEQEAALRNPDMRHKLVESANNPPQDSGRAVGAEARAANFKWLFPIMDKAVPPYRSMQDMAQERGQDPVETYIDLALEKGLKRFFMQPLTNTNNDHVLEMMRHPRSVITFSDSGAHVSQIMDSSLQTHLLSYWVREREAMSLEEAVRQLSFVPASHWGLSGRGLLREGWQADVVVFDPETVAPQVPTLTYDLPAGARRLKQKADGFLATVVNGEVVLRNNEHTGALPGQLLRGPLASR encoded by the coding sequence ATGCAATACGACGTACTGATTCGGAACGGCAGTGTTGTTGACGGCTCGGGCCTGCCGCGCTTTCGGGCCGATGTCGGCATCGTCGCGGGCAAGATCGCGGCGATTGGAAAAATTCGCGACAGCGCCAAGGAAGTCATTGACGCCGAGGGCCATGTCGTCGCTCCGGGCTTTATCGACGGCCATACCCATATGGACGCCCAGGTCTTCTGGGACCCGCTCGGCACCTGTTCGTGCTGGCACGGCATCACCAGCGTGGTCATGGGCAACTGCGGTTTCTCGCTCGCCCCGTGCAGCGAGGACAAGAAGCTGATGGTCATGCGCAACCTGGAGCGGGCCGAAGACATCTCGCCCCAGGCCATGGAAGCCGGCATTCGGTGGAGCTGGACGACCTTCCCGGAATACCTCGACGCGGTCGAGCGCCTGCCCAAGGGCATCAACTACGCGGCCTATATGGGTCACTCGGCCCTGCGCACCCACATCATGGGCGAGCGCGCCTTTACCGACGAGGCCAGCGACAACGACCTGGAGGCGATGAAGAACGAGGTGCGGGCTGCGATGCGGGCCGGCGCCATCGGCTTTACCACCTCACGGACGCGCAACCACCAAACGCCCGACGGTCAGCCGGTTGCCAGCCGTCTGGCCAGCTGGGAAGAAGTCCGCCAGCTCGTTGGCAGCATGGGCGAGATGGGCAGCGGCGTGTTTGAGATCGCCGGCGAGGACACCGGCCTCAACCCGGACCGCATCCAGGATTATCTGAACCGTCTCAAGGCGCTGGCCGTTGATACCGGCGTACCGGTCACCTACGGCATGTTCAGCGCCCCCAAAGCGCCCGACTACTGGCGGCCCTTCTTTGCCCTGGCCGACGAGACGGCCGAGGCCGGGGGACGTATCTTCGTCCAGGTCCACAGCCGTTCCATCAGCGTGCTGCAATCGTTCGAAACGGTCACCTCGTTCGACAAGCTGCCGGTGTGGCGCGATATCCGCAAACTGCCGCTGGCCGAACAGGAAGCCGCCCTGCGCAACCCGGACATGCGACACAAGCTGGTCGAGTCGGCCAACAATCCACCCCAGGACAGCGGGCGGGCGGTCGGCGCCGAGGCGCGGGCGGCCAATTTCAAGTGGCTGTTTCCGATCATGGACAAGGCGGTTCCGCCCTACCGCTCGATGCAGGACATGGCCCAGGAGCGCGGCCAGGACCCGGTCGAGACGTATATCGACCTGGCTCTGGAAAAGGGTCTGAAGCGTTTCTTCATGCAGCCCCTGACCAACACCAACAACGACCACGTGCTGGAGATGATGCGCCACCCCCGCTCGGTGATCACCTTCTCCGACTCGGGCGCCCACGTGTCGCAGATCATGGACTCGTCGCTGCAAACCCACCTGCTGAGCTACTGGGTTCGAGAGCGGGAGGCGATGAGTCTGGAAGAAGCTGTGCGTCAGCTCAGCTTTGTGCCGGCCTCGCACTGGGGCCTGAGCGGCCGGGGTCTGCTGCGTGAGGGCTGGCAGGCCGACGTGGTGGTCTTCGATCCCGAGACGGTTGCCCCCCAGGTGCCGACCCTGACCTACGATCTGCCGGCCGGCGCCCGGCGGCTGAAACAAAAGGCCGACGGCTTTCTGGCCACCGTTGTCAACGGTGAGGTCGTGCTGCGCAACAACGAGCACACCGGCGCCCTGCCCGGCCAGCTGCTGCGCGGTCCGCTGGCCAGCCGCTAG
- a CDS encoding isopenicillin N synthase family oxygenase codes for MPTIQHKRQLQAAYAVAGEEIPIIDLGPYLSDRPDAAETTAAEMRDALEHIGFFFIINHGIATALRERTVEATARFYALPPEARMALKINRAGLGYIPSKGEFGKHSRYYTGTKKPDLSEAFLLQRDWGTRRPHTRNQWPAGEPEFQAAMQDFFDATEDLSLRLLPLYARALELAPDFFADKFPRDRCLNVLRVSHMPPDPLDDNQFNICPHTDGSFMTLLATSDQPGLEILSQSGRWITAPLIPDAFVVNSGDLLARWSNGRVLSTPHRVVNTSGTHRYSIPFFFQPAADTVIDCLPTCCGPDNPPKKPPITCGAYAKKFIEASFALGDTIYNDKGELVSTAG; via the coding sequence ATGCCTACGATCCAGCACAAACGCCAACTCCAAGCCGCCTATGCGGTGGCCGGCGAAGAGATCCCGATCATCGACCTCGGCCCCTATCTGAGCGACCGGCCCGACGCGGCCGAGACGACCGCAGCCGAGATGCGCGACGCGCTCGAACACATCGGCTTCTTTTTCATTATCAACCACGGCATTGCCACGGCGCTGCGTGAGCGGACGGTCGAGGCCACCGCGCGTTTCTACGCCCTGCCGCCGGAAGCCAGAATGGCGCTCAAGATCAACCGCGCCGGGCTGGGCTATATCCCGTCCAAGGGCGAGTTCGGCAAACACTCGCGCTATTACACCGGCACCAAAAAACCGGACCTCAGCGAAGCCTTTCTGCTCCAGCGCGACTGGGGGACGCGCCGGCCCCACACCCGCAACCAATGGCCGGCGGGCGAGCCTGAATTTCAGGCCGCCATGCAAGATTTCTTCGACGCCACAGAAGACCTGAGCCTGCGCCTGCTGCCGCTGTACGCCCGAGCCCTGGAGCTGGCGCCGGACTTCTTTGCCGACAAATTTCCCAGGGATCGCTGTCTGAACGTGCTGCGCGTGTCCCATATGCCGCCCGACCCGCTCGACGACAACCAGTTCAACATCTGTCCCCACACCGACGGCTCGTTCATGACCCTGCTGGCCACCTCGGACCAGCCCGGTCTGGAGATCCTGAGCCAGTCCGGGCGCTGGATCACCGCCCCGCTGATTCCAGACGCCTTTGTGGTCAACTCGGGCGACCTGCTGGCCCGCTGGTCGAACGGCCGGGTGCTGTCCACCCCGCATCGGGTGGTCAACACCTCGGGCACCCACCGCTACTCGATTCCGTTTTTCTTCCAGCCTGCGGCTGACACCGTCATCGACTGCCTGCCGACGTGCTGCGGGCCGGACAATCCGCCCAAAAAACCGCCGATTACCTGCGGCGCCTATGCCAAGAAGTTTATTGAGGCGAGTTTTGCCCTGGGCGATACGATCTATAACGACAAGGGGGAACTGGTCTCAACGGCCGGCTGA
- a CDS encoding aldo/keto reductase has translation MEYTRLGNTGLTVSRICFGCMSYGDGKWREWTLDADEAREHFALALEAGVNFFDTADVYSIGVSEEITGRWLGEMAARDDIVLATKVNGPMGPGPNRRGLSRKHIIEACENSLRRLKMDYTDLYQIHRWDYATPIEETLDALDFLVRSGKVRYLGASSMAAWQFSKALYTAKEHGWQRFVAMQNHYNLIYREEEREMNPLCIDQGVALIPWSPLARGLLEGERARNPDSGDTRRAQTDKVAKNLYFHDNDYRVALAAQQVAQEHGVTATQVACAWILQAPGVTAPIIGATKARHLQEIFASVDIRLTPEQVAVLEEPYQPHPMRGHVQPNPKKMAR, from the coding sequence ATGGAATACACACGACTGGGCAATACCGGCCTGACCGTCTCGCGCATCTGCTTTGGCTGTATGAGTTACGGCGACGGCAAATGGCGGGAGTGGACGCTGGACGCGGACGAGGCGCGTGAGCACTTTGCGCTGGCCCTTGAGGCCGGCGTCAACTTTTTCGATACGGCCGATGTCTACTCCATCGGGGTCAGCGAGGAAATCACCGGGCGTTGGCTGGGCGAGATGGCCGCGCGTGACGATATTGTCCTGGCCACCAAGGTCAACGGTCCGATGGGGCCGGGACCGAACCGACGCGGGCTGAGCCGCAAGCACATCATCGAAGCCTGCGAGAACTCCCTGCGCCGGCTCAAGATGGACTATACCGACCTGTACCAGATCCACCGCTGGGATTACGCCACGCCGATTGAGGAAACGCTGGACGCGCTCGATTTTCTGGTCCGGTCGGGTAAGGTCCGCTATCTGGGGGCCAGCAGCATGGCCGCCTGGCAGTTCTCCAAGGCGCTGTACACGGCCAAGGAGCACGGCTGGCAGCGCTTTGTGGCCATGCAGAACCACTACAATCTCATCTACCGCGAGGAAGAGCGCGAGATGAATCCGCTGTGCATCGACCAGGGCGTGGCTCTGATTCCGTGGAGCCCGCTGGCGCGCGGACTGCTCGAAGGGGAGCGGGCGCGTAACCCGGACAGCGGAGATACGAGGCGCGCCCAGACGGACAAGGTGGCGAAAAATCTATACTTCCACGACAACGACTATCGGGTCGCTCTGGCCGCCCAGCAGGTCGCCCAAGAACACGGGGTGACCGCCACCCAGGTTGCCTGCGCCTGGATTCTCCAGGCACCGGGGGTGACGGCGCCCATCATCGGGGCGACCAAGGCGCGGCATCTGCAAGAGATTTTTGCCAGCGTGGATATTCGGCTGACCCCGGAGCAGGTGGCCGTTTTGGAAGAACCCTACCAGCCACACCCGATGCGCGGCCATGTCCAGCCGAATCCTAAAAAGATGGCCCGGTAA